The genomic DNA GCTATAAGATTAGTGAGTACTGAAATTTTGTCAATTATACTTATGGATAAAGCGACGCCCTCACCGGGGTTGGATCAAAAAAATCCAGTAGCCATGAGGAAAATATCAGTATCGACGCTGTATAATAAGTCAAATGAAAATAAGTTGCAGAAAAAAATATGCATGTTGTGGGAATTGTAGGCAATTTTTAATTCCTAAAAACTCTGATAGGTTCCGAATTTACGTCAAGCCTAATATTTTAAATTATTATAATTTTCGTAACTTACATCTTTTTATTGTATTTTTTGCTGATTTTTTAGTCATAATTAAAAGCGATAAATGAAAAGTGAAATTAAGTTTGTTTGGTTAAAAAATAGCTGCCAAATATGTGCTGAAATGCCGGTTATTTGTCCAAATTGGATAAAATAAACCATAATTTTGCAGAAAAAATCAGCATGATTTTGCCATATAAAGAAGTTATGCACAGACTAAGTGGTTATTTCATTTCATGAAGTTGGATTGATATAATTATTATAAATACTATATATTTCTAATGGAAATGAAAATTGTTATAAATGATATAAATACAGCTAAGATTGTTGTAAAATATAATGATTCTTTGTTCATCTTTAGTCTAAATAAATAAATTTAATTCTCAAAGCTAAAAACGATAAATAAAATTTAATTTTATTTAATAAAAACCAAACATATAGCTCTGTTTTCTTAGATGTATTTTGTCTGCTTGCATTGGGGATTTTATGTTAATGATTCTTATTTGATGCTTTTTTATGGAAAAGCTAAATGTGACTGTTTGTATTTTGATAGTTCACGTTTTATAATTCAGTGTCGTTTTAAGTTTAGGTGTTACTGGATAGAGTAATTGCCTAAAAATGCTAGCTTTCCTTCGAATTAATTCCAACAAACTCCGGATGGAGTTTTTACTTACAGGATGCCCGCTGTGAAAAGCAACAGACCTGTCAATTTGTCCATGGGTCAAGTTTTAGAAGTAAACTTAAAATCCCCTGTGGCTATTGCATCAATTCTACACCGTCTCTCTGGTGTCATCGTATTTTTACTTGTACCGGTACTTTTGTGGCTTTTAGACAAATCATTGTCTTCTGCTGAGGGTTTTGCTGAAGTTCAGGCAATCTTTAGTGGCTTCATTGTGCGCTTTATCGTATGGGTATTTGTAGCCGGCTTACTTTTCCATTTTATTATGGGTATTAAGCATTTACTTGCTGACCTTGGTTTTGCTGAAGAACTGCAAAGTGGTCGTGTGGCAGCTACTATTTCATTGATCTTGGCTGCGATTTCGATTGTCGCATCATTTGTATGGATTGTTCTCTAATGAAAAGTGCTACAGGTTTAACGGGTTCAGGTTCTCGCGATTGGTATATCCAACGCGTAAGTGCTGTTGTATTAGCTGTTTATACTGTTGTGGTATTGGGTTGGATCCTTCTGAATGGCGGATTTAACTATGAACAATGGTTTGGCTTTATGATGACATTACCAATGAAGATTATGTCTTTGTTGGCAGTCTTATCTCTTGTCGCACACGCTTGGATCGGCATGTGGCAGGTATTCACAGATTATGTGACTACTCGTCAAATGGGTCCTTCAGCTTCGGGCTTGCGTTTGGTGCTGACTTCAGCAGTGATTATTGCTGTATTTGCATATGCAATCTGGGCGATCCAGATTTTTTGGGCGAATTGATAGGAAAATATCATGGGCGCGATTAACCCTAAAGAAGATTACACAAATATTCCACACGAAACTTTCGATGCTGTCATCGTTGGTGGTGGTGGTTCAGGTATGCGCGCATCTTACCAGCTTGCTCAAGCGGGTTTGAAGGTTGCGGTACTGACTAAAGTGTTCCCAACACGTTCTCATACTGTAGCAGCACAGGGTGGTATTGGTGCATCTCTTGGTAATATGCAAGAAGATAACTGGCATTACCACTTCTATGACACGGTTAAAGGTTCAGACTGGTTGGGCGACCAAGACGCGATCGAATTTATGACGCGTGAGGCTCCACAAGTTGTTTATGAATTAGAACATCTGGGTATGCCATTCGACCGTAACGCAGACGGTACAATTTACCAACGTCCATTCGGCGGTCACTCTGCAAACTACGGTGAAAAAGCAGTTCCTCGTGCATGTGCTGCTGCCGACCGTACAGGTCATGCACTGCTTCACACGCTTTATCAAAGCAACGTGAAAATGGGTACGCAATTCTTCGTAGAATGGATCGCACTTGACTTGATCCGTAACGAAGCGGGTGACGTACTTGGTGTAACTGCTATTGATCAGGAAACTGGTAAAATTGCAGTATTCCAAGCGAAAGCGACATTATTCGCTACAGGTGGTGCTGGTCGTGTTTACCGTGCATCTACTAACGCATATATCAATACTGGTGACGGTCTTGGTATGGCAGCTCGTGCAGGTATTCCATTGCAAGATATGGAATTCTGGCAGTTCCACCCAACGGGTGTTGCGGGCGCAGGCGTATTGTTGACTGAAGGTTGTCGTGGTGAAGGTGCAATCCTTCGTAACAAAGACGGCGAACCGTTCATGGAACGTTATGCTCCAACTTTGAAAGACTTGGCGCCACGTGACTTCGTATCACGTTCTATGGACCAGGAAATCAAAGAAGGTCGTGGTTGTGGTCCTAAAGGTGACTACATTCTTCTTGATATGACGCACTTAGGTGCAGATACGATCATGAAACGTCTTCCATCTGTATTCGAGATTGGTAAGAAATTCGCGAATGTTGATATCACCAAAGAGCCGATTCCAGTAGTACCAACAATCCATTATCAAATGGGTGGTATTCCAACGAATATTCATGGTCAGGTTGTGGTTCCTGAATCTCGCGAAACAACTCCGCTTGAAGCACACTACAACAAAGATACTGATGTTTATTCTACAAATGCGGAAGGCCGTGACTTCACTAAGCCAGTGAAAGGTTTCTATGCAATTGGTGAATGTTCATGTGTATCTGTACATGGTGCGAACCGTTTAGGTACAAACTCATTGCTTGACTTGGTTGTATTCGGTAAAGCTGCTGGTCAACATATCATTGATTATGTGACTAAACATCATGGTGATGACTACCAACCGCTTCCTACGACTGTGCTTGAACAAACTGTTGAGCGTATTCGTAAATTGGATGAGTCAACTTCAGGTGAGAACGCTCAAGAAGTTGCTGATGCAATCCGTGACATCGTTCAAGACCACGCTGGTGTATTCCGTACATCTGCACTTCTTGAAGAAGGTGTGAAGCAAATTCTTGCGATTGAGCCACGTGTTCGTAATATTCACTTGAAAGACAAATCTAAAGTATTCAACACTGCACGTATTGAAGCTCTAGAAGTTGAAAACTTGTATGAAGTGGCGAAAGCAACACTGATTTCTGCTGCGGCTCGTAAAGAATGTCGTGGTGCGCATACAGTGGTAGATTTTGAATTGCCGCCAGAACATGCGGACTATCCATACGGTCGTCGTGATGATGAGTGGATGAAGCACACATTATGGTTCTCTGTTGATAACCATCTTGAGTACAAGCCAGTGCGTTACAAACCTTTATCGGTTGATGCAATTCCACCTAAACCACGTACATTCTAATAGGGAGAAGTAAGATGAGTAGAGGTACTCGTACATTTAATATCTACCGCTACGATCCTGATAAGGATAAAGCACCGTACATGCAAACTTTTAAACTTGAATTGACAGACAAGCACCGTATGTTGCTTGATGCTCTTCTTGCTTTGAAAGTGCAGGACGAATCTTTAACGTTCCGTCGTTCATGTCGTGAAGGTATTTGTGGTTCTGATGGTGTAAACATCAATGGTAAAAACGGTTTGGCATGTCTGTGGAACCTGAATGATTTACCGGAAGTGATTACTGTTCGTCCACTTCCAGGTCTACCAGTGGTTAAAGACTTGGTTGTAGATATGAATCAGTTCTATGATCAGTACAATAAAATTCATCCGTTCTTGATCAACAACCAGCCTGCGCCACCGAAAGAGCGTTTACAGTCTCCTGAAGAACGTGAACACCTTGATGGTTTATATGAATGTATTCTTTGTGCATGTTGTTCGACTTCATGTCCGTCATTCTGGTGGAACCCTGACAAGTTCTTGGGTCCTTCAGCATTGTTGAATGCTTACCGCTTCATCATTGACTCGCGTGATACTGGAACACAAGAGCGTTTGGCTCGTCTTGACGATCCATTCTCGCTATTCCGTTGTAAAGGTATTATGAACTGTGTATCAGTTTGCCCTAAAGGTCTTAATCCAACTAAAGCTATCGGTCACATCCGTAGCATGTTGTTAGATCAAGCAGGTTAATCTGCTCCAGTCAAAAAAAGCACACCCTAGGGTGTGCTTTTTTATGCTTTTAATAGTTGTAAGATAGGTAGGGGATACTAAATGGCTATATGAATAGACAGGAGTAGGGGTGTGAAGTGTTATTAAAAAATATATAATTGATTAAAGTAGAGACGGAATCTTGCTTAAAAGCGGTCTAAGTGTTGTGGGATTGTTTGAGTGAGTGATTAAAGCACTAATTGTAGGCTTGAATCTGCAAAGTTGAGATTAAAATGTTATCATATAACGCATATAAAGAGAGCCAGTTTAAATATTGAGCTCTCTTTTGTTATATGTGTGGGCGTGGGGTAGGACTTTGGTCTAGATTGAATCTAATTATGAGATAAAGCACCATATGTTAGATGAAAATGGAGGATATGTATTTCGCTGAGTTATGAGAGGTATGTGTCAAAAAAATCAATTGCAACTGGAGAACATGTTACGATTTGGCACAAAGCTATATTTAAAAAAAGCACTGTATTTGCGTACATTTTTTCAACATCTGAAATTATGTATAAGGTTTATAAATAGATATAAATCGCTTTAGAAAAATTAAGTCGAGTAGTTATTTTTTCTAAGTCGATTTGCAAAAAATTGCTCGGTCTTGGTCGAGTATATATCAATGAGTGATGATGCCAATGGGGGCGTTATGATTCATTATTCACATTGGGTTATTCCTAATGTAGTGATCACGCCTCATGGCTTATGCCTTATGGGGACTAATGTCATATTACCAATTTGACATTATTAATCATGGGTTCGCTTAAAAAGCATCCTGAAAATGTTTTTGCAATAGGAAATGGGTCCACAAATGCAAGAAGTTGCTGACGCACTGCGTCTTGACACTGAACTTAGCGCTGACAGTGCAGCGTATATTGAAGAACTTTATGAGCAGTATTTGACGGCTCCAGATTCAGTAGGTGCTGACTGGCAGGAATACTTCGGTAAATTCCCTAAAGGTGATCAACCACATAGCAATGTACGTGAGCAATTCCTTTTATTAGGTCGCAACTCAAGTCGCGTTCAACCTGTAATTCAAAGTGCTGTAAGTTCTGAGCATGAGCGTCGTCAAATTGGCGTATTGCAACTAATTGCGGCTTATCGTAACCGTGGTCATCAAAAAGCAAAATTAGATCCACTAGGTTTGGCTAAGCGTGAAATCGTACCTGATCTTGATCTTGCTGCGCATGGTTTGACTCAATCTGATTTAGATACAGTATTTAACACAGGCAACCTTGCAATCGGTAAGAGTGAAGCAACTCTAGCTGAAATGGTTCAGGCGATGGAAGCAACTTATTGTGCTTCTATTGGTGCTGAATACATGCATATTGTTGATACCAAAGAAAAACGTTGGATTCAACAACGCCTTGAAAGTGCAAAAGGTCAATTCGGTTTCACTGCTGAGCAGAAAAAACACGTCTTAGAACGTCTGACAGCAGCTGAAGGTCTGGAAAAATACCTCGGTAATAAATACGTTGGTGCAAAACGCTTTGGTGTAGAAGGTGGTGAATCCTTCATCCCGATGGTGAATGAACTGATTCAACGTGCAGGCTCTGTAGGCTGTAAAGAAGTTGTAATCGGTATGCCGCACCGTGGCCGTTTGAACTTGCTGGTCAACATTATGGGTAAAAACCCGGCTGACCTGTTTGGCGAGTTTGAAGGTAAATCACTGCACAAAAAAGGTTCTGGTGACGTTAAATATCACCAAGGTTTCTCATCTAACGTGATGACTCCAGGTGGCGAAGTTCACTTGGCATTGGCATTTAACCCATCTCACTTGGAAATCGTTGGACCTGTAGTTGAAGGTTCTGTACGTGCACGTCAAGTCCGTCGCAAAGACATTGGTGGTGATGATGTATTGCCAATCATTGTTCATGGTGATGCAGCATTTGCAGGTCAAGGTGTAAACCAAGAAACCTTCCAGATGTCACAAACACGTGGTTATACTGTAGGTGGTACAGTTCACATCGTTGTTAACAACCAGGTGGGCTTCACAACTTCTGACCCACGTGATGCACGTTCTACAGAATACTGTACTGATATCGCGAAAATGATTCAGGCACCGATCTTCCATGTCAATGGTGATGATCCTGAAGCTGTATTGTTTGTTTCTCAATTGGCACATGACTTCCGTCATACTTTCCGTAAAGACGTTGTAATTGACATGTTCTGTTACCGTCGTCGTGGTCACAACGAAGCGGATGAGCCAGCTGCAACTCAACCAATGATGTATCAAGTGATTAACAAAAAAGCGACCACTCGTACGCTTTATGCTGACCAACTTGTACAACAAAATGTTCTGGATCGTGCTGCTGCTGATGCAATGGTTGAACAATACCGTTCAGACCTTGAAGCAGGCAAGCATGTTGCCAATGCATTGGTACTTGAACCAAATACCAAAATGTTTGTCGACTGGTCTCCATACTTGGGTCACGAGTACACAGACGTATGGGATACATCATTCCCAATCGAACGCTTGAAAGAACTCGGTACCAAAATGCGTGAGCTTCCAGAAGGCTTCGTTATGCAGCGTCAGGTTGCAAAAGTGATTGACGACCGT from Acinetobacter sp. CS-2 includes the following:
- a CDS encoding succinate dehydrogenase iron-sulfur subunit, yielding MSRGTRTFNIYRYDPDKDKAPYMQTFKLELTDKHRMLLDALLALKVQDESLTFRRSCREGICGSDGVNINGKNGLACLWNLNDLPEVITVRPLPGLPVVKDLVVDMNQFYDQYNKIHPFLINNQPAPPKERLQSPEEREHLDGLYECILCACCSTSCPSFWWNPDKFLGPSALLNAYRFIIDSRDTGTQERLARLDDPFSLFRCKGIMNCVSVCPKGLNPTKAIGHIRSMLLDQAG
- the sdhD gene encoding succinate dehydrogenase, hydrophobic membrane anchor protein; translated protein: MKSATGLTGSGSRDWYIQRVSAVVLAVYTVVVLGWILLNGGFNYEQWFGFMMTLPMKIMSLLAVLSLVAHAWIGMWQVFTDYVTTRQMGPSASGLRLVLTSAVIIAVFAYAIWAIQIFWAN
- the sdhC gene encoding succinate dehydrogenase, cytochrome b556 subunit, with the protein product MPAVKSNRPVNLSMGQVLEVNLKSPVAIASILHRLSGVIVFLLVPVLLWLLDKSLSSAEGFAEVQAIFSGFIVRFIVWVFVAGLLFHFIMGIKHLLADLGFAEELQSGRVAATISLILAAISIVASFVWIVL
- a CDS encoding 2-oxoglutarate dehydrogenase E1 component — translated: MQEVADALRLDTELSADSAAYIEELYEQYLTAPDSVGADWQEYFGKFPKGDQPHSNVREQFLLLGRNSSRVQPVIQSAVSSEHERRQIGVLQLIAAYRNRGHQKAKLDPLGLAKREIVPDLDLAAHGLTQSDLDTVFNTGNLAIGKSEATLAEMVQAMEATYCASIGAEYMHIVDTKEKRWIQQRLESAKGQFGFTAEQKKHVLERLTAAEGLEKYLGNKYVGAKRFGVEGGESFIPMVNELIQRAGSVGCKEVVIGMPHRGRLNLLVNIMGKNPADLFGEFEGKSLHKKGSGDVKYHQGFSSNVMTPGGEVHLALAFNPSHLEIVGPVVEGSVRARQVRRKDIGGDDVLPIIVHGDAAFAGQGVNQETFQMSQTRGYTVGGTVHIVVNNQVGFTTSDPRDARSTEYCTDIAKMIQAPIFHVNGDDPEAVLFVSQLAHDFRHTFRKDVVIDMFCYRRRGHNEADEPAATQPMMYQVINKKATTRTLYADQLVQQNVLDRAAADAMVEQYRSDLEAGKHVANALVLEPNTKMFVDWSPYLGHEYTDVWDTSFPIERLKELGTKMRELPEGFVMQRQVAKVIDDRLKMQTGEMPLNWGAAETLAYATILDEGFLVRLTGEDVGRGTFSHRHAKLHNQVDGSTYIPLCNLKENQPRTAIYDSLLSEMAVLAFEYGYATTLPKSLIIWEAQFGDFANCAQVVIDQFIASGETKWERVCGLTMLLPHGFEGQGPEHSSARLERFLQLCAEDNMQVMTPTTPAQIFHAMRRQALRPIRKPMIIMSPKSLLRHKLATSTLEELANGSFQTVIDEIDNINKSDVTRLVLCGGKVYYDLLEKRREQELNNTAIVRIEQLYPYPEQRIAEVLASYPNLKEVVWTQEEPKNQGAWLFIAPRLYDDVMKTGKQVRVSYAGRPASAAPACGSPYLHAKQQAQLVNDALAIAAEQSGDSK
- a CDS encoding FAD-binding protein encodes the protein MGAINPKEDYTNIPHETFDAVIVGGGGSGMRASYQLAQAGLKVAVLTKVFPTRSHTVAAQGGIGASLGNMQEDNWHYHFYDTVKGSDWLGDQDAIEFMTREAPQVVYELEHLGMPFDRNADGTIYQRPFGGHSANYGEKAVPRACAAADRTGHALLHTLYQSNVKMGTQFFVEWIALDLIRNEAGDVLGVTAIDQETGKIAVFQAKATLFATGGAGRVYRASTNAYINTGDGLGMAARAGIPLQDMEFWQFHPTGVAGAGVLLTEGCRGEGAILRNKDGEPFMERYAPTLKDLAPRDFVSRSMDQEIKEGRGCGPKGDYILLDMTHLGADTIMKRLPSVFEIGKKFANVDITKEPIPVVPTIHYQMGGIPTNIHGQVVVPESRETTPLEAHYNKDTDVYSTNAEGRDFTKPVKGFYAIGECSCVSVHGANRLGTNSLLDLVVFGKAAGQHIIDYVTKHHGDDYQPLPTTVLEQTVERIRKLDESTSGENAQEVADAIRDIVQDHAGVFRTSALLEEGVKQILAIEPRVRNIHLKDKSKVFNTARIEALEVENLYEVAKATLISAAARKECRGAHTVVDFELPPEHADYPYGRRDDEWMKHTLWFSVDNHLEYKPVRYKPLSVDAIPPKPRTF